CAACTGACAAGTTGAGCTTGGGGCGTTGGCTGACAAATGGCATCGGTTCCTCCTCTGGTTGAGTCGGAACCCAATATACAACTAAAAAACCTTTATGGCAACGTTAATTTGGAATCAATCTACTAGTCGGGCGAATTTCTATGCACAATGTTTGGTGGATATGCAACGCATACAACTGCGCACCGCAGAGCGCATGAAACAAGCTCAAGGAAAGAGATAAAATGTAGAGGCGCAAAGAATGTCATTGCAGCGTTGTAAAAGCTTGCTTTTGGTTTTAGCGGCTTTTTTGAGTTATGAGCCTGCGGTCGTTGCGGCGAGGTATTGCAGTATTTATGCCCCGCCTCCAACAAAATTTGATTCGCTGGAATATGTTTTTATCGGGCGTGTCATCGGCATGGTTGGCCCATTGCATTCTCCGAAAGTCCATGGCGAGGCGTGGGGACTTTTGGTGCGGGTAAAAGAAAAAGTTTATCTGCCCCAATTTCCCAAAGGCGGCTTGTTTGAACTGTTTATCTATCATCTTCGCGCCAATTGCAGTGCCGAGGGCATTTCACGAGAAGTCTTGGCCGAACGTTTTTTCGATCGTGAAATCAGAATAATTGCCAGAGAATCGCAGTTTTTTAATTCCCGTTTGGCTAATGGCAATATGAGGTTGGAAGCCTGGGCTATGAATCGAGGGGAAGTTGCTATCAACTATGCGCATGAGGAACTCTTTTCTTCAGCGAGTTCAGTTTTTGATTACAAAAAGTACGCCGAGAACTTCAAAATATATCGCAACGGAAATTTTCAGATTCTCGGTGACAAAATAAAATCTTCACGAAAGGATTTGTTTTTGGTATTCGCCTCGTTTGAGAAGTTGCGTAACTTCGAATTAAGAAAAGATCTGCTGCGCTTAGAACGGGCTGGTTCCGAGGCAAAGAGATTGACGATTCTCAAAAGGTTGATATATCTTCCTGATGACAGCCCTCGCAGATTCGTTTCGGAAGTCGCGAGACGGTATCTTAAAGATGAGAAGACGATAAAATCTATCCTTGAGACGGCACCTTATAATCAATGGTGAATTCATACAAAGGCTCAAAGCTTTAAAACAGGTGACCTGATGAAAACTTCAATTTGGAATAAAGTTCTTCTAGTGGCGATGTTGTTTTTGTCTCCCATGGTCGCCGCCCAAACCAAAGGCCTGGCCGATCTCGCCAATCATCGCGCCGTGCTCAACGACACGCTGCAAATTGAAATCGTTCTGGCCGAGCTGCGGCAAGGCATCCAGTTGCAGAATCCGGAGATCCTCTTGCATGGCATGGCGGAAGATTTTGAAGAGACCGGCAAAGTCAAAGGCCGCCATGCCGTTGGAAATTTGCTCACTTCTTATTTTGCGGCGGCGAAGAATCGCAAGACCCCATTTAACAACCCAAGGCTGACGACGACATGGGATTTTGATCTCACCACGGTGAAAATTAAGAAAAGCGGATCAAACTTCCAGGTCGATTGCGATTTGCTGTTCAACGATTTGGCTCTGGACAGCACAAAAGCAAATTTGGCGAAAATTTCCGAGAAATTCATTTTCGAGAAAAACGGCGAACTCTGGAAACTAAAAAATTCAAACAGCCTGTTCAAATTTCTTCCCAATATTTTGCCGGCGGCGAATCAACAACAATTCATCCATAAGCTGAAAACCGCTGACGTTTCCAAAGCTGCTGCGCAATGAGTTCTGGCGAAATCGTTTTGCAAAAATGCCGAGGCGCTAAAATGGCTAAAATAAATTCAATCCGTCGTATTTTAAGGGCAGTCGTCGTTTTATTGTTGTGGGCTTCGGCTTTTGCGCAATCGAACAATAATACGACGACGCTTGCGCAAGTGCGGCTTTACTTAAAAAACAATCCTCCCGCCACCGATCTGTGATTGACGCGCAACGTGGCCCGCAACCTGCTCAACGTCGATCTTTTTGCGGCCTGTCATGCCGCTGTGCCTGTGGTCTATAAATAATGGTTCCACTGCCTGGAATCTCATCGTTTGCACCGATCCCGCTTGGAACCGTTAATGTATGGCGACTACAATGATTGGATCAAAACCTATGGAAGCTGGGGCTCTGGCAACGGGCAGTTTCGCCATCCGCAAGGCATCGATCGTGATGCTTACGGCAAGATTTACGTGGCCGATACCGGCAATCACCGTATTATCAGATATAAACGCATCGCCCCTGGTTATTACTTTGGGCTCACCTATGGAACGTATGGCAGCGGCACTGGACAGTTTCGCAATCCCAAGGCGATTGTGGTCGGCAGAACTTCGGGGATGAATGATAACAACATCTATGTGGCGGACACCGGCAACCAACGCATTGTTCGGCTCAATGACGGCGCCTCCGGCATTACCTGGGTGAATAGCCGCGCCGGAAATATGGTGGGATATTCTTCGGTTGCGACCGATTGGTATGGCGGAGTTTGGGTGACGGATGACTTCAATCACCGCATTGAAAAGTTGGATCGCTATCTGAATTTTTTGGATTCTTATGGCAGTTACGGGATGGGCCAAGTTTATGGTCTCCTAAACGCCCCCACGGATTTTTCAATTTATTTTTCCCTGGAAAAAATCAGCGGCGTCGATACCTGGGTTGGTCACGATGCCACTTTTCTGAGCGAAAGCTGGGGCGACAACTCCGGCGGTGTTTGTTATGAAATGGGGACGGATGTCAAGTCTATCGGCGTTGATATCCAACCCTGTCCTCCGCCGCCTCCGCCAGATGAACCTCTTCGTAAAATCACCCGTCCGGAAATTTGTCCAACTTATTGCACGTATTTTTTGACGGATTACTCCAAAGTCACACTCACCGTCCATAAATTAAGCGATAATTCATTAATCCGAACGCTGTTCAGCAATCAAACAAAAGCTTATGGCCAATATTCGGAATATTGGGACGGCAAAAATAATCAGGGTTCCCTCGTTCCTTATGCGCAATATTATTTTAAAATCAGCGCCAATAGCCTTTATGCCGGCTCGAGCGTAATCACCAAAACCAGTCCGGGGTTTTGGCTGAAGGCGAGCGAGCCGCCGGAACCGCCGGAAAATATTCCGACGGCGTACGCGCTGCTGCCCAATTATCCGAATCCGTTCAATCCGCAGACCTTGATCAAATATGACGTTCCGGCGTTGAGCCGCGTGAGAATAAATGTCTTTGATCTGTTGGGCAGGCAAATTAGAATTCTGGTTGATCAATATCAAGAGGCCGGAGCTTACCGTGTTTTGTGGGACGGCTTAAATGAGCGAGGACAAAAAGTAGAATCCGGAATATATTTTTATCACATGGAAGCGGGAGATTTTGTTGCCACCCGAAAAATGACTTTGCTGAGATAAGGAATCATGCGCACCATCGCCGTCACGACCAGCAGCGGCCCCAAAATCACATTCCAAAATTTTTCCCGCCAACCGCTTTCGTGTTTGCGCAAATAGCGCCAAAACGATATATGGGAGCTCCAAATCGCCGCAGCGCGCACCTGCCGCACGCTGACGCCCTGCGCGTGAATAATCTGCACCGCTGGCTCGAAGCGAATCTTCCAGCCGTTTTCCCAAACCCGCCGGCACCAATCGACGTCGCTGAAAAAAATGGGGAAGCGTTCATCCCACCTTCCAACTTGTTTGACAACTTCCGGTCGCGCCAAAAGACACGCGCCCTGCGGCTGATCAACTTCGGCGGCCTGGCGATGATCGAAATCGCCCATTTTCCAGCGATTAAATCTGGGGGAACGGGAAAAGAGCCGCGAAAGCCCTAACAATTCGCAAAACAAATCCGCGTGTGTTGGAAAACGGCGGCAGGAGGGCTGAATCCGGCCATCTTGATGAACAAGCTGCGGCGCAATCACGCCGGCATCAGAAAAGGCGTACAATTTTTTCAAAAGCGCGGCGAGACTGCCGGCAGGCAAAATCGTGTCGGGATTTAAAAATAATACCGGCGCGAGTTCGTGGCCGGCCAGCGCCAAATAATTTTCCAAACCTTGATTGACGGCGCGGGTGAATCCGGCATTTTCCTCATTAAAAATAAATTTAATAAAAAAACGCGATGCCGGCAGTTCCGCAAGTGTGGCCGCGATGATTGGCCGCGTGGCATCGGTGGAAGCATTGTCAATCAAAAAAAGTCGAATGCGGTGTTCCGGCGCAGCTTCGCGAAGCGAGCGAAGGCATGCGGCAATTTCACCGGCGTTTTGAAAGGTTACGATGATGATGGCAATCGTGTCGGGCAGAGACGCAACCAACGAGGAAGGCATGTGAGCTGGGAATAATAAATTGAAAATTTTTAACTGCAAATTTTCAATTTTACATTTTCATTCAACAACAAACAACTCACGCGATATTGGCGTCAGCACTTCGTTGCCGGCAGCGGTGACGAGCAGGTCGTCTTCGATGCGCACGCCGCCGAGATCGGGGAAGTACAAGCCGGGTTCGATGGTGACGACGGCGTTGGCCGCAATCAGATCTTTACTCTCCGGCCCCAAACGCGGCAGGGAATGCACATCGAGGCCGAGGCCGTGGCCGAGCGAGTGATTGAATTCGTCTTTGAAGCCGCAGGAGGCCAGATATTTTCGCGCGACTTCGTCGAGCTGGATGCCTTCCATCCCCGGACGCGCCGCTTCACAGGCCAGGCGGCAGGCTTCTTTCACGGCAGCATGAGCTTCGCGAAGCTTTGCCGGCGGCTCGCCAATCGCGATCATACGCGTGACATCCGAGGCATAACCATCGACGACACAGCCGTAATCGATCATCACCACCTCGCCGGACTGGACGCGACGATTCGTGCTGCGGCCATGCGGCAGCGCCGAACGCGGGCCGCTGGCGACGATCGGCTCGAAAGCTTCGCCTTCGGAGCCGAGCTTGCGGCTGCGATAAATAATCTCCGCGGCAATATCGGATTCGGCGACACCGCGGCGAATGAACGGCAGAATCTGATCCCACACCGCGCACGCCATCGCGCCGGCGCGGCGAAGGCTGGCGATTTCATGCGGCGATTTGGGAACGGCGATTTTCTCTATGAAGTGTTCGGTGGAGAAAAACTTGATTTTCTCAAAATCTTTTTGCAACTGCGAAAAAAACCGAAAGCTCAAATGCTGCGCTTCAAAGCCGAGGCGGCTGCCTTCCGGCAGAGCCTGTTTTTCTTTGAGCGCGGCCAGCAAATCGCGGCGCACAACGAGAATTTCCGCATTGCGCACTTCGTCCTGCGCCTGATCGCGATAGCGCCAATCGGTCACAAAAAAGCAAAGGTCTGAGGTGATCAGACCCAAGCCATTCGAACCGGTAAAGCCAAAAAGGTAGCGCAGATGATAAAGTGAACTGACCAAAAAAGCCGTTAACTCGGCCTGCCGCATCTGCGCGCGTACCCGGTCGATTCTATCCTGCATTTTGCGTCTCTTGCAATCGCTTTTTCAGATAATCGATTTTCTCGCGATAATGTTTATTGCCCGGCTCTTTTTTGCTCAACAACTCGAAGACGCCGATGGCTTTGGCGTATTGGCCTTGCGCGGCGTAAATTTCACCGAGCGTGGGGGTGACAATTTTTTCGCGCTCGCCGGGGGCGGCGGGTGAGGTTTCGTCATAACCTTGCTCTTCGAGAGTTTTGGGCCGCCGCGCCGGCACTCTCGATGGTCGCACCGGCGCGCTGTTCGCCGCCGGCTTGGCCGGCTCAAAATCGAAATCGGATGATTTTTCCGAATCCGTTAAGTCCGCCGGTGGCAAATCATCGAAATTCACCTCGAAATCATCCGGCGGCGTCGGATGGCGCGAACTCTTGTCGTCATTCTCTCCCAAGGCGTGAGCGAGCTGATCACGGCCTAACGCCGAGTTGTCTGTCGCTCGGATTGGCGGCGGTTCAACAAATCTCCGCGACTCGTGGGGGCTGAACTCATCCTCGCGCCGCGTTTCCAAGCGGCCGGGCGGCTGCGGCGTTTTATTCGCCGGCGGCGCGGCCGGTTTGTCGTCAAAAACTTCGTCCTGAAAAATATCGTCGAGAATATAAGAGTACCGCTCTTCATCCGCATCCGGCGGCAGTTGCGTTGAAGAAACTTCTTCCGGCGCGGGGGATGCCGGCGTCTCAAATTCCTGCTTCGACGCGGCATCAGCGATTGCCGGTTGATAACGCAGCAGATCACTTTCGTCGACACCGGTTGGAGAAAAATCCTCTTGCGGTTGAATCGGCACAAACGGCTCCATCGTTTTTGTGGTAACAGCCGCGGCAGCGGGCGGCCTGGCTTCACGCCGTATCGGCGCCGGCTCCGGTTTTCCGGCTTTGGTTTTTTGCGCCAACTCTTCGACGACGGTGCGAACGTTCTCGTCAAACGGATCGATCTGCAAAATTTTGCGATAACTCATCTCGCAAGTGTTGTCCCAGCCGATTTCGCGCATCAAGTCGCCGTAATACTTGTGCGCCGCAAGATATTTGGGATCAAACAGCAGGACGCGTTTGAATTCTTTTTCGGCTTGATCGAAGAGTTTCTTTTTCAGATAGCATTTGCCCAAAACCATGTGGCCGGTGACATAAGAGGGATGGCGGCGCAGGCCGTCTTCGCACAATTGAATCGCCTCGTCGACACGATCCATCTTGAGCAGGGCGTCGGCCACGCGGCCGAAGGTCAATGAATTGGGATTCTGCTGCAATAAAACCTGCAAGGATTCCAAGCCCCCGAGATCTTCAGATAACATAACCCGGTCTCACTGCGAATAAATGTGACTTTACCAGCCCTCGTTCAAAACAAGGGCGGTGCGATTTACAAAATTTTTAAGCGCTCTCCATCCTGGCGGCAGCCGTTTCCGGATAACGCGCTTTGCTGAAAAAAATCTCCTGCAAACGCGGCCAGTGATATTGCTTGAACGACATGTAAGCAATAAAAGCGTATCCGATAAAATACAAGCCTTGAAAGGGAATCGCGGCCACTTCGCGGTAATAGATAGCGACGGCGACGCCGATAAAACAATAAAAAGCGAGCACGGCTTCACCGATGCCGTTGCGCACGCCACGCCGCCAAAATTCACGGGTGGTAAAATACTGCTTGTCGTGAAAACGGTCTCGTTCGCTTTCGAGACGGTATTTCGGGGTGCGCCAAAATTCGCCGCGATAATTCAACAGACCCTGCAAAATGGCACGGGTGTTGTTGAACGAAAGGCCCATGCTGCCAGCCATGAAGAGCGGAAAGTAAAGAATGCGCTTCCGCCAATCCGCATAGCTCTCGCGCAGCGCTGTCAAATACATCAAAAAAGAGCCGAAGAACG
The candidate division KSB1 bacterium DNA segment above includes these coding regions:
- a CDS encoding tetratricopeptide repeat protein → MLSEDLGGLESLQVLLQQNPNSLTFGRVADALLKMDRVDEAIQLCEDGLRRHPSYVTGHMVLGKCYLKKKLFDQAEKEFKRVLLFDPKYLAAHKYYGDLMREIGWDNTCEMSYRKILQIDPFDENVRTVVEELAQKTKAGKPEPAPIRREARPPAAAAVTTKTMEPFVPIQPQEDFSPTGVDESDLLRYQPAIADAASKQEFETPASPAPEEVSSTQLPPDADEERYSYILDDIFQDEVFDDKPAAPPANKTPQPPGRLETRREDEFSPHESRRFVEPPPIRATDNSALGRDQLAHALGENDDKSSRHPTPPDDFEVNFDDLPPADLTDSEKSSDFDFEPAKPAANSAPVRPSRVPARRPKTLEEQGYDETSPAAPGEREKIVTPTLGEIYAAQGQYAKAIGVFELLSKKEPGNKHYREKIDYLKKRLQETQNAG
- a CDS encoding Xaa-Pro peptidase family protein; translated protein: MQDRIDRVRAQMRQAELTAFLVSSLYHLRYLFGFTGSNGLGLITSDLCFFVTDWRYRDQAQDEVRNAEILVVRRDLLAALKEKQALPEGSRLGFEAQHLSFRFFSQLQKDFEKIKFFSTEHFIEKIAVPKSPHEIASLRRAGAMACAVWDQILPFIRRGVAESDIAAEIIYRSRKLGSEGEAFEPIVASGPRSALPHGRSTNRRVQSGEVVMIDYGCVVDGYASDVTRMIAIGEPPAKLREAHAAVKEACRLACEAARPGMEGIQLDEVARKYLASCGFKDEFNHSLGHGLGLDVHSLPRLGPESKDLIAANAVVTIEPGLYFPDLGGVRIEDDLLVTAAGNEVLTPISRELFVVE
- a CDS encoding T9SS type A sorting domain-containing protein; its protein translation is MYGDYNDWIKTYGSWGSGNGQFRHPQGIDRDAYGKIYVADTGNHRIIRYKRIAPGYYFGLTYGTYGSGTGQFRNPKAIVVGRTSGMNDNNIYVADTGNQRIVRLNDGASGITWVNSRAGNMVGYSSVATDWYGGVWVTDDFNHRIEKLDRYLNFLDSYGSYGMGQVYGLLNAPTDFSIYFSLEKISGVDTWVGHDATFLSESWGDNSGGVCYEMGTDVKSIGVDIQPCPPPPPPDEPLRKITRPEICPTYCTYFLTDYSKVTLTVHKLSDNSLIRTLFSNQTKAYGQYSEYWDGKNNQGSLVPYAQYYFKISANSLYAGSSVITKTSPGFWLKASEPPEPPENIPTAYALLPNYPNPFNPQTLIKYDVPALSRVRINVFDLLGRQIRILVDQYQEAGAYRVLWDGLNERGQKVESGIYFYHMEAGDFVATRKMTLLR
- a CDS encoding glycosyltransferase family 2 protein, whose product is MPSSLVASLPDTIAIIIVTFQNAGEIAACLRSLREAAPEHRIRLFLIDNASTDATRPIIAATLAELPASRFFIKFIFNEENAGFTRAVNQGLENYLALAGHELAPVLFLNPDTILPAGSLAALLKKLYAFSDAGVIAPQLVHQDGRIQPSCRRFPTHADLFCELLGLSRLFSRSPRFNRWKMGDFDHRQAAEVDQPQGACLLARPEVVKQVGRWDERFPIFFSDVDWCRRVWENGWKIRFEPAVQIIHAQGVSVRQVRAAAIWSSHISFWRYLRKHESGWREKFWNVILGPLLVVTAMVRMIPYLSKVIFRVATKSPASM